The segment GCGGCCCCTGGTAGGTGAGCCGGTCGTAGAGCCAGCAGCAGGCCTGGTCCTCGTCCGGGAAGCTCTCGTGCACATCACGTGTGTCGCGCTCATGGACCCCCACGAGCCACCGGCCGTCGCGCTCTTCGAGGAAGTAGTGGTCGGACGGGCGGGGGCCGCCCGGGCAGCCGGGGATCTCGTAGTACGCGGCCGGGACCCCGGCTGCCCGCAGCGCGTCGCACAGCTCATGCCGATCCATGGATCCAGTCTCCCAGTCGTCACGGTGCCGGGCCCGCTCATGGCGGGCCCGGCGGGGACGAGAGCGTACGGGGACGTGGGCGGGCGGGTTCAGTTCAGTCGCACCAGGGTGCGGTCGGCCACCAGGGCCGCGACATTCGGGCGAGGCGTGGGGTCGCCGCAGGCATCGCTCGATGTCACGTACTGCACACCGTTGCCCGGCTGCTCGAACGTCGGGGCGATGGGCCCCGCGCACACCACCACGTCCCTGTTCACCCGGTACAGGTGGTAGTCGTACGGGTAGCTCGGATCGACGGTGTCGAGGTTGGACGGCGGGAGCCCCCGCTCGCCGTATCTGGCACCCGCCGGGGAGAGGAACCGGCCGAACTCGTTGCCGAAACGATCGACCAGCTGCCCTTGGTGGAGCGTCAGGTGTCGGGCGATCGGGTTTCCGGTGGTGTCGAGTTCGTAGCCGTCATAGTCCGGGTATCGCCAGTTACCCCGGCCGAAGGCGGCGGCCGGATCCCACCACTTGTTAAGGAACTCCTTGGGGGTGAGACCGCCGAACCGGTGGTAGCCGTTGAGGATGGCCCCCAGCACCCCCCGGGTCGGCAACTTGGTGGGACCGAGCCTCCAGTCGTCGCAGAAGAAGCGCGAGCTGTCGGCGTACGCATAAGGCGGCGGCAGCAGACCCAGGCACACCGGCCATGGCCCGGGCCTGTCCTGCTGCCCGGCCTGCGGCTTCGCGCGCTCGACTCCGGTCCCTGTTGCCGGTATGCCCGACCGGGCCGACACGGTCACCGCTGCCTCGCCGCCCACAGCTGCGGAGGCGGTCGAGGAGACGGCGGAGCCGAGGAGAAGAGAGCTGGTCAGGCCTGCGACGGCAGCCAGGCTCGCGCACCATCTGAACGGTTTCACGGAGTCCTCCTGGGTGAAATCGGTGTTCGGAGCACGCCTTGGCCGCCCCGGATGAGGAAGAAAGGACGATGTCCCACGAATCACTGGAACCGACAGAACGGGCCGGGGCGACCGGGGAGACCTGGCGTTGCGCCTGATGGGTTGCACGTCGCCCCCAGTTGGCCCTGAGGGCAGGCGTGGGCAGGCGCCGACCTGCGGGCGGGTCGGTCGGAGGACCCGAGCCTGGTGGTGCTGGACACCCAGAGCGTCCGCAGTGGCGGTGTTCGCGGCAGGGGTGCACGACAACCGGACCGGGACGGGCGTTGCGTCGAACGGAAGCCGGCCGACCAAGAAAGCGCAAAGATCACGCACAGGATCCGTGCGGACCGGCCATGATCCGGGCATGCCCACCACCACAGAATCCGTCACCAACGCCAACGTCAGGGCGCCCTGGCTTCTCGCTCGCCTCGCGCAGGGCTCGATAGCGGTGGCGGTCGTCACCGACGTGTTCCGGATGACGGCTGCCAGGGCGGGGCTCGCGTCGATGGTGTACGTCTACGCGATGACCCTGGCCGCCGTGCTCTTCCTGGTCTGGCTCGGCCGGTGCCGGCGGAACGCGGAGATCCTCTCCCCGGGCACTGCTGCCGTGAACGGGGCCTGGGCCGTGTTCGCGTGGCTCATACCGGTGGTCAATCTGTGGGTCCCGAGGGCGTTCGTGGTCAACGTCCAGCGGGCGAGCGCCGGCAGGGCTGAGAAGGGACCGAACACAGCGCTGGTGAACGCATGGTGGGGGTTCCTGGTCGCGCACACGGTGGTGACGGGGATGGGGCAGACGATGGGCCAGGGGAGGTCGGTGCCGTTCATCGTGCTGTCGGAGGGCCTCAACTTCGCCGCGGCGGCGCTCGCGGTCCGCGTGATCCAGCACATCACCGCACTGCAGAGCGCCGCGCGCAGCGCAAGGTCAGCAGTGACAGCCTGAGCCCTCGCCCTCGCCCTCCGCCGGCAGGTCCAGCATCGGGTTGCCGTCGAAGAAGCCGAAGGGCTTGAGGTGGAAGCCGACGCGGGTGACGGGCATGACGGGCCAGTCCTCGGGGCGGACGACGTGGTGGGCGCCGATGGTGTACCAGAGGACGAGGTCGGCGTCGGTGAGGGGGCGGTTGGCGGCGGTGTAGGCGACGAGGCCGTCGGGGCCGGGGTTCTGGGCTACGTAGTCGCCGGCGGCGTAGCGCTCGGCGGGGTCGTAGGGGGTGGCCCAGAGCTGGCGGGTGGCGAAGCCGCCGCGGTTGGCCTGCTGGGAGCCGTCCTGCCAGAGGGGGAGGGTGTAGGCACCGGGTTCGATCTTGTAGGCGGGGGCGGCGCCCAGCGCCGTGGTGGTGTCGGCGCTCGCGATGAGCCAGGCGCGGCCGCGCAGCGGGTCGGGGAGGCGCTGGGCGTCGGCTTCGCGGGTGAGGTGGGTCTTACGGGTGCGCCAGGCGTTGCCGTGGGGGTTGCCGGGGCCGGTGGGCTCGGCGGTCGACTCGACCTCGTAGAGGTTGTTGCGGTCGCCGTCGACGCGGGTGTCCATGCGGACGCTGAAGTAGTGCTCGTGGTTGGGCGCGTAGAGGTTCTGGGCGATCTTCGTGCCGTACTCGGGCTCTTCACCATCGGGCAGCGCGCCGACCGACAGGACGCCGGTCAGCTTGATCTCGAACTCGATCGAGCCGTCGAGGTAGAAGTTCCAGTAGAAGCCGTACTCGTAGTTGCCGACGGTGGCGATGAAGGAGACGACGAGCCGCCGGTTGCGGCGCACCTCGCCGCGCTCGGTGCGGAAGTCGGTGTGCTTCCAGCCGATCGAGGCGTCCTCCTCGTGCATGCAGATGGCGTTGCCGATGCGGACGGGTCCGCCGTCCTGGTCGTTGACGTACGCGTCGAAGTAGTGGATCTCGCCGAGGCAGTCGCAGCCCAGCTCAAGGGAGTTGGCGAGCCAGCCGAGGCCGTACTCGCCCATGTCGAAGACGTTCTTGTTCCAGTGGGTGGGGGCCGGGTCGCCGTACGGGACG is part of the Streptomyces sp. NBC_01262 genome and harbors:
- a CDS encoding TNT domain-containing protein, with the protein product MKPFRWCASLAAVAGLTSSLLLGSAVSSTASAAVGGEAAVTVSARSGIPATGTGVERAKPQAGQQDRPGPWPVCLGLLPPPYAYADSSRFFCDDWRLGPTKLPTRGVLGAILNGYHRFGGLTPKEFLNKWWDPAAAFGRGNWRYPDYDGYELDTTGNPIARHLTLHQGQLVDRFGNEFGRFLSPAGARYGERGLPPSNLDTVDPSYPYDYHLYRVNRDVVVCAGPIAPTFEQPGNGVQYVTSSDACGDPTPRPNVAALVADRTLVRLN
- a CDS encoding DUF4328 domain-containing protein; amino-acid sequence: MPTTTESVTNANVRAPWLLARLAQGSIAVAVVTDVFRMTAARAGLASMVYVYAMTLAAVLFLVWLGRCRRNAEILSPGTAAVNGAWAVFAWLIPVVNLWVPRAFVVNVQRASAGRAEKGPNTALVNAWWGFLVAHTVVTGMGQTMGQGRSVPFIVLSEGLNFAAAALAVRVIQHITALQSAARSARSAVTA
- a CDS encoding primary-amine oxidase, which encodes MDTAQTSPAAHPLEPLTPDEIALAAGVLGASGRLPAGTRFVYVELAEPAKDLLRAWRPGTEWDRRAAVLLRNPKLAATYEAVVSLSGAGVVSWRTVEGSQPPMMFEEFMACEQLVIEDERWQAAMRLRGVEDFSLAMVDPWAGGYTGPEDDPSLRRIARPLTFVRSGPDDNGYARPVEGLIVTVDLDTMTVTDVVDHGVVPLPPQPGNYYPELLTAPGNVPAFDQVRAPLKPISITQPGGPSFTVTGHAVEWANWRLRIGFTPREGLVLHDIGYVDKGVLRPVLHRVSLSEMYVPYGDPAPTHWNKNVFDMGEYGLGWLANSLELGCDCLGEIHYFDAYVNDQDGGPVRIGNAICMHEEDASIGWKHTDFRTERGEVRRNRRLVVSFIATVGNYEYGFYWNFYLDGSIEFEIKLTGVLSVGALPDGEEPEYGTKIAQNLYAPNHEHYFSVRMDTRVDGDRNNLYEVESTAEPTGPGNPHGNAWRTRKTHLTREADAQRLPDPLRGRAWLIASADTTTALGAAPAYKIEPGAYTLPLWQDGSQQANRGGFATRQLWATPYDPAERYAAGDYVAQNPGPDGLVAYTAANRPLTDADLVLWYTIGAHHVVRPEDWPVMPVTRVGFHLKPFGFFDGNPMLDLPAEGEGEGSGCHC